A genomic window from Mesosutterella faecium includes:
- the tsaE gene encoding tRNA (adenosine(37)-N6)-threonylcarbamoyltransferase complex ATPase subunit type 1 TsaE, which yields MATVSSCSPLVLEDESATIRLGSLLAGAFCGLSRKIAESGFNLRLDGTLGAGKTTLTRAMLRALGITGRVKSPTFTLVETYDAPLFTVHHFDFYRFESPEEFDDAGFRDLFGPGKLTVCEWSEKALPFLPAPDLTIFLSLFKDGRKARLEPCGEAGEAAAREVCRQWI from the coding sequence ATGGCAACCGTCAGTTCCTGTTCGCCCCTTGTTTTGGAGGATGAGTCGGCAACTATCCGGCTGGGCAGCCTGCTTGCGGGCGCATTCTGCGGCCTGAGCCGGAAAATAGCCGAGAGCGGCTTCAATCTCAGGCTGGACGGAACCCTGGGCGCGGGCAAGACCACCCTCACCCGGGCCATGTTGCGCGCGCTGGGGATCACCGGCAGAGTCAAAAGCCCGACCTTCACTTTGGTTGAGACCTACGACGCGCCCCTTTTCACGGTGCACCACTTTGACTTCTATCGGTTTGAGTCCCCGGAGGAGTTCGACGACGCTGGCTTCCGCGATCTCTTCGGACCGGGCAAGCTCACGGTCTGCGAATGGTCCGAGAAAGCCCTGCCGTTCCTCCCCGCGCCCGACCTGACCATCTTTCTTTCATTGTTCAAAGACGGAAGAAAAGCCCGGCTGGAGCCCTGCGGGGAGGCCGGGGAAGCGGCCGCTCGAGAGGTTTGTAGGCAATGGATTTAG
- a CDS encoding diacylglycerol kinase codes for MSGDARELKGRTGLRRLVNAFGYSIDGFRAIWSSEQAFRQEFWLSVVLIPVAVLLPVSRTQSALLVFSLFFLLIVETLNSAIEAAIDRIGPEIHPLSKKAKDLGSLAVLLTLAADALIWVLVLLDAFW; via the coding sequence ATGTCAGGTGACGCTCGCGAACTCAAAGGCAGGACAGGGCTGCGCAGGCTGGTCAACGCCTTCGGCTACTCCATTGACGGCTTCCGGGCCATCTGGTCCTCCGAGCAGGCATTCAGGCAGGAATTCTGGCTCAGCGTCGTGCTGATTCCCGTTGCGGTTCTGTTGCCGGTCAGCAGGACGCAGAGCGCCCTGCTCGTCTTCTCGCTTTTTTTCCTCCTGATCGTCGAAACCCTGAATTCAGCCATTGAGGCTGCCATTGACCGGATCGGGCCGGAAATTCATCCTCTTTCCAAAAAGGCAAAGGATCTCGGCAGCCTAGCCGTGCTTCTCACCTTGGCGGCGGACGCCCTGATCTGGGTGCTGGTTCTGCTCGACGCTTTTTGGTGA
- the lgt gene encoding prolipoprotein diacylglyceryl transferase: MLIHPQFDPVAFSIGPVSVRWYGIMYLVGFAAFYLLARLRCREEWRGLKVSDLEDLLFYGILGVVIGGRLGFCFFYQPDFYIHHLERVFAIWEGGMSVHGGMLGVAAAIAYFSVTHHKSFMKTADFVIPLAPVGLFFGRIGNFINGELWGRVTSPDFPFAMAFPQSGDMLPRHPSQLYECGLEGVLLFTLTWFYSRKPRPQGAPTGVFLLGYGVCRFLVEYVREPDWFLGIRALGFTRGQWLTMPLILLGLVLLLHGYLGRRSRGAS, translated from the coding sequence ATGCTGATTCATCCACAATTTGATCCGGTTGCGTTTTCGATCGGGCCGGTGTCAGTCCGCTGGTACGGCATTATGTATCTGGTCGGGTTTGCGGCTTTTTATCTGCTGGCGAGGCTGCGCTGCAGAGAAGAGTGGAGGGGGCTGAAGGTTTCCGATCTTGAGGATCTGCTGTTTTACGGCATTCTTGGCGTTGTGATAGGCGGGCGGCTTGGATTCTGCTTTTTCTACCAGCCTGACTTTTACATCCATCACCTGGAGCGCGTCTTTGCGATTTGGGAAGGCGGCATGAGCGTCCACGGGGGGATGCTGGGCGTTGCGGCTGCCATCGCTTATTTTTCTGTGACGCACCACAAGAGCTTCATGAAGACGGCGGACTTTGTCATCCCCCTCGCGCCGGTCGGGCTGTTTTTCGGACGGATAGGAAATTTCATCAACGGAGAACTGTGGGGCCGGGTGACCAGCCCTGACTTTCCTTTTGCCATGGCCTTTCCCCAGTCGGGGGACATGTTGCCGCGGCATCCCTCCCAGCTTTACGAATGCGGCCTGGAGGGCGTCCTGCTTTTCACTCTGACGTGGTTCTATTCAAGAAAGCCCAGGCCTCAGGGGGCTCCGACCGGAGTCTTCCTGCTCGGCTACGGGGTGTGCCGTTTTCTTGTCGAGTATGTCCGCGAGCCGGACTGGTTCCTCGGCATCAGGGCGCTCGGGTTCACCAGGGGACAGTGGCTGACCATGCCGCTTATTCTCCTCGGTCTGGTGCTCCTTCTGCACGGCTATCTCGGCAGGAGGTCCCGCGGCGCGTCCTGA
- the fba gene encoding class II fructose-bisphosphate aldolase (catalyzes the reversible aldol condensation of dihydroxyacetonephosphate and glyceraldehyde 3-phosphate in the Calvin cycle, glycolysis, and/or gluconeogenesis) has product MALVAMRQLLDHAAENNYGIPAFNVNNLEQVQAIMSAAEETGAPVILQASAGARSYAGELFLEHLIKAAVESYPDIPVAMHLDHGRSPSACFSAMRYGFTSVMMDGSLMPDGKTVASYEYNVRTTRRIVETAHSIGVSVEGELGCIGSLETLKSAKEDGQGAEGSLTREQLLTDPEQAADFVRETQLDALAIAIGTSHGAYKFTREPTGEILAIDRVKEIHARLPNTHLVMHGSSSVPQEFLAEIRRYGGVMRETYGVPVKEIQTAIQHGVRKVNVDTDIRLAMTAAVRRFLVEHPGDFDPRSYLKAARKAEQEMCKSRYIAFGCEGQGAKIHPIPLSKFAKGYEDGSISQKVI; this is encoded by the coding sequence ATGGCTCTTGTAGCAATGCGTCAGCTGCTTGACCACGCGGCTGAAAACAATTACGGCATCCCCGCATTCAACGTCAACAATCTCGAGCAGGTCCAGGCCATTATGTCCGCGGCCGAAGAAACGGGCGCTCCCGTCATTCTTCAGGCTTCTGCCGGAGCCCGCAGCTATGCAGGCGAGCTGTTTCTCGAGCATCTCATCAAGGCGGCCGTCGAGTCCTATCCGGACATCCCCGTCGCCATGCACCTTGACCATGGCAGGAGTCCATCGGCCTGCTTCAGCGCCATGCGCTACGGCTTCACGTCAGTGATGATGGACGGCTCGCTCATGCCCGACGGCAAGACCGTGGCGAGCTACGAATACAATGTCAGAACCACGCGCCGCATCGTTGAAACAGCCCACAGCATTGGCGTTTCCGTTGAGGGCGAACTGGGCTGCATCGGCTCGCTCGAGACGCTGAAAAGCGCCAAGGAAGACGGGCAGGGAGCGGAAGGCTCCCTCACGCGCGAGCAGCTCCTCACCGACCCCGAGCAGGCCGCGGACTTCGTCCGCGAAACCCAGCTCGACGCCCTGGCCATCGCGATCGGGACCAGCCACGGGGCCTATAAATTCACACGTGAGCCCACTGGAGAAATCCTGGCGATCGACCGCGTCAAGGAGATACACGCAAGGCTGCCCAACACCCATCTCGTCATGCATGGCTCGTCTTCCGTCCCGCAGGAGTTCCTGGCCGAAATCCGCCGCTACGGCGGAGTCATGAGGGAAACCTACGGCGTCCCCGTCAAGGAAATCCAGACGGCCATTCAGCACGGCGTGCGCAAGGTGAACGTGGACACCGACATCCGCCTTGCCATGACCGCCGCCGTCCGCCGCTTCCTGGTTGAGCATCCGGGAGACTTCGATCCCAGGAGCTATCTGAAGGCCGCGAGAAAGGCCGAGCAGGAAATGTGCAAATCCCGTTATATAGCCTTCGGCTGCGAGGGACAGGGAGCGAAGATTCACCCGATTCCCCTGTCCAAGTTCGCAAAAGGCTACGAGGACGGCTCCATTTCCCAGAAGGTCATCTAA
- a CDS encoding N-acetylmuramoyl-L-alanine amidase, which yields MDLVRRDFLARSGGILLFSLLPWDIAYGADILDVRLWPASEYTRITIEHNGNLKFRSFVVRDSSPVRMVVDIEGLALSDSLKKKISEVRPSGPTISAIRIGQNKANVVRLVIDVKEDIRPEIFELAPIANYNRRLVMDLYPKSPRPVDSAEAEDDPIAAALGGRRQPAAESPSRSSSGTPSSGSPRITLMIDPGHGGEDPGATGSAGTHEKDVVLSIAQKLEKLVAKENDIQCFKTRGSDYFVPLGERVRLAQKARANLLVSIHADAWISPSASGSSVFALSERGASSAAAKWLAQKQNEADLIGGINLRGVNRKVQNVIVDMSNSWKISYSLALGQSVLGQLSKLNNLHKHNVEQAGFAVLKGQGIPSILVETAFISNPSEEQRLRNEDYQWQLAQGILEGIKKQIGRDKSLLQG from the coding sequence ATGGATTTAGTTCGTCGCGATTTTCTCGCCCGCAGCGGCGGGATTCTCCTTTTTTCGCTTCTGCCGTGGGACATCGCCTATGGCGCAGACATTCTTGACGTGCGGCTGTGGCCCGCGAGTGAATACACGCGCATCACCATTGAACACAACGGCAACCTCAAGTTCCGCTCATTTGTCGTCCGAGATTCATCCCCCGTCCGGATGGTCGTAGACATCGAAGGGCTCGCACTTTCCGATAGTCTGAAGAAGAAGATCAGCGAAGTCCGCCCCAGCGGCCCCACCATTTCCGCCATCCGCATCGGCCAGAACAAGGCCAACGTCGTGCGGCTGGTCATCGACGTGAAGGAAGACATCCGCCCTGAGATTTTTGAACTGGCACCGATTGCGAACTACAACCGGCGTCTGGTTATGGATCTTTATCCGAAGTCTCCCCGGCCGGTCGACTCCGCCGAAGCCGAGGACGACCCGATAGCCGCGGCTCTTGGCGGCAGGCGGCAGCCTGCGGCCGAGAGCCCCTCGCGCAGCTCTTCCGGCACGCCTTCCTCCGGCTCTCCGCGGATCACTCTCATGATCGACCCGGGACACGGCGGCGAGGACCCGGGCGCCACGGGCAGTGCGGGAACCCACGAAAAAGACGTCGTTCTCTCCATCGCACAGAAGCTGGAAAAACTGGTTGCGAAGGAAAATGACATCCAGTGCTTTAAAACCAGAGGCAGCGATTATTTCGTGCCGCTCGGCGAGCGTGTCCGTCTCGCTCAGAAAGCTAGGGCCAACCTCCTGGTGAGCATTCACGCCGATGCCTGGATTTCCCCCAGCGCTAGCGGATCCTCAGTCTTTGCCCTATCCGAAAGAGGCGCCTCCTCGGCCGCGGCCAAATGGCTCGCCCAGAAGCAAAACGAGGCCGACCTGATAGGCGGCATCAACCTCAGGGGGGTCAACCGCAAAGTCCAGAATGTCATCGTTGACATGTCCAATTCCTGGAAAATCAGCTACAGCCTTGCCCTGGGGCAAAGCGTTCTAGGACAGCTCTCGAAGCTCAACAACCTCCACAAGCACAATGTGGAGCAGGCCGGCTTTGCCGTCCTCAAGGGGCAGGGCATCCCTTCCATCCTTGTTGAAACGGCGTTCATCTCCAACCCCTCCGAAGAACAGAGGCTGAGAAACGAGGACTACCAGTGGCAGCTCGCCCAGGGCATCCTGGAAGGCATCAAAAAGCAGATCGGCAGGGACAAGTCCCTTCTGCAGGGTTGA
- a CDS encoding cell division protein ZapA, which translates to MDRTFRLAVAPENAEKLQRCGAELDRRMREIRESGRVLGYDQIAVMVALDLIWTGFDKDEEARINKSRQQEASSKIEQLRAECEAAIARNQPEQTPAESAPEAVDASLPRD; encoded by the coding sequence ATGGACCGGACCTTCCGTCTTGCGGTGGCTCCGGAAAATGCTGAAAAACTTCAGCGCTGCGGCGCGGAGCTCGATCGGAGAATGCGCGAAATCAGGGAATCCGGCAGGGTTCTCGGCTATGACCAGATCGCGGTCATGGTGGCGCTCGATCTCATATGGACCGGGTTCGACAAGGACGAAGAGGCGAGGATCAACAAAAGCAGGCAGCAAGAAGCTTCCAGCAAAATCGAGCAGCTTCGGGCCGAATGCGAAGCGGCGATTGCCCGCAATCAGCCCGAGCAGACCCCGGCGGAAAGCGCGCCGGAGGCTGTGGATGCCTCTCTGCCGCGGGATTAG
- a CDS encoding phosphoribosylaminoimidazolesuccinocarboxamide synthase, whose product MTGLLKTSLKSLPLVYSGKVRDSYAVGDDKLLLVATDRISAFDFILGAPIPYKGQVLTALTNFWFEKLKGVLPNHLTGIAPESVVAPDEVEQIKGRSVVAMKLKPILIECVARGYLTGGGWKEYVASGSVSGVKLPKGLQMSQKLDEPIFTPSAKAPVGTHDEPISYEECVKRYGGDIAKTIRDATLELYRRAADYAATRGIIISDTKFEFGIDNEGRVRLMDEVLTPDSSRFWPADQYNVGISPPSFDKQYIRDWLESTGWDKKAPAPVPPEDVINRTSEKYREALFRLTGIKLG is encoded by the coding sequence ATGACAGGCCTTTTGAAAACCAGCCTGAAGTCGCTTCCGCTCGTTTACAGCGGAAAAGTGAGGGACAGCTACGCCGTCGGCGATGACAAGCTGCTGCTTGTGGCCACTGACCGCATTTCCGCCTTCGACTTCATCCTTGGGGCCCCCATCCCTTACAAGGGACAGGTTCTGACAGCGCTCACCAACTTCTGGTTTGAGAAATTAAAAGGCGTTCTGCCGAACCATCTGACCGGCATTGCGCCTGAGTCTGTTGTTGCTCCCGACGAAGTGGAGCAGATCAAAGGCAGGTCCGTGGTCGCCATGAAGCTCAAGCCCATTTTGATCGAATGCGTGGCCCGCGGCTACCTGACCGGTGGCGGCTGGAAGGAATACGTCGCCAGCGGCTCCGTCTCCGGCGTGAAGCTGCCGAAGGGCCTGCAGATGTCTCAGAAGCTCGACGAGCCGATTTTCACGCCGTCGGCCAAAGCGCCGGTCGGCACGCACGACGAGCCGATCAGCTACGAAGAGTGCGTGAAGCGTTATGGCGGAGACATTGCAAAGACCATTCGCGATGCGACCCTGGAGCTTTATCGCCGCGCCGCTGACTATGCCGCAACCCGGGGCATCATCATCTCCGATACGAAATTCGAGTTCGGCATTGACAACGAAGGCCGGGTCCGCCTGATGGACGAAGTCCTTACTCCGGACTCCTCCCGCTTTTGGCCCGCCGACCAGTACAACGTCGGCATTTCTCCGCCTTCCTTCGACAAGCAGTACATCCGCGACTGGCTTGAGTCGACCGGCTGGGACAAGAAAGCCCCTGCTCCGGTTCCGCCCGAGGACGTCATCAACCGCACGAGCGAAAAATACCGCGAGGCCCTCTTCCGCCTCACCGGCATCAAGCTCGGCTGA
- the ilvD gene encoding dihydroxy-acid dehydratase, with protein MRSDKMKKGPTAAPRLALLKALGLTDEEIERPLIGIVSSKNDIVPGHMNLDKIVDAVKQGVALAGGVPIVFPAIAVCDGIAMGHEGMKYSLVSRELIADSTEAMSIAHPFDGLVMVAACDKNVPGLLMAAARINIPSIVISGGPMLGGWFKGHKVTVSSVFEAVGTFHAGKMTAEDLNGLVNCACPTCGSCAGMFTANSMNCMSEVLGLALPGNGTIPAVMSERIRLAKKTGMRILDLVKENVRPRDIMTAEAFENALMVDMALGCSTNSMLHLPAIAHECGIEIDLGYANEISKHTPNLCHLSPAGEATMLDLEQAGGIPAVMHELSKLGRLHLDCRTVTGKTVGENIAGHEILNSEVIRPIDHPFMKEGGIAVLKGNLAPDGSVVKRSAVDPSMMKHQGPARVFDCEDDAIAAILGGKIHPGDVVVIRYEGPKGGPGMREMLNPTSAIIGAGLGSTVALITDGRFSGASRGASIGHVSPEAADGGPIALVHEGDQIAIDIEANTLTLCVPDEELARRKAAWKPRQPKITTGYLARYAKLVSSGMKGAVLS; from the coding sequence ATGCGCAGTGACAAGATGAAAAAGGGCCCAACGGCTGCCCCCCGGCTTGCTTTGCTGAAGGCCCTGGGCCTGACGGATGAGGAGATTGAGCGCCCGTTGATCGGCATTGTCAGCTCCAAGAACGATATCGTTCCGGGACACATGAATCTGGACAAGATCGTGGACGCCGTCAAGCAGGGAGTCGCCCTGGCCGGCGGCGTGCCCATTGTTTTCCCGGCGATTGCGGTCTGCGACGGCATTGCCATGGGACATGAGGGCATGAAGTATTCCCTGGTTTCGCGCGAGCTGATAGCGGACTCCACGGAGGCGATGTCCATCGCGCACCCCTTTGACGGCCTGGTGATGGTGGCGGCCTGCGACAAAAACGTTCCCGGCCTGCTGATGGCTGCGGCCCGCATCAATATTCCGTCCATCGTCATTTCCGGCGGCCCCATGCTCGGCGGCTGGTTCAAGGGCCACAAGGTGACGGTGTCCTCCGTGTTTGAGGCGGTCGGCACGTTCCACGCAGGCAAGATGACTGCGGAAGACCTCAACGGGCTCGTGAACTGCGCCTGCCCGACCTGCGGGTCCTGCGCCGGCATGTTCACCGCCAACTCCATGAACTGCATGAGCGAAGTTCTCGGTCTGGCGCTGCCTGGCAACGGAACCATCCCTGCCGTGATGAGCGAGAGAATCCGTCTGGCTAAAAAGACCGGCATGCGGATCCTGGACCTGGTGAAAGAAAACGTCAGGCCCCGCGACATCATGACCGCCGAGGCCTTCGAAAACGCTCTGATGGTTGACATGGCGCTTGGCTGCTCAACCAACTCCATGCTCCATCTGCCGGCTATCGCTCACGAATGCGGCATTGAGATCGACCTGGGCTATGCGAATGAAATTTCGAAGCATACGCCCAATCTCTGCCACCTCTCCCCGGCCGGTGAGGCGACGATGCTCGATCTCGAGCAGGCCGGTGGCATTCCGGCTGTGATGCACGAGCTGTCCAAACTGGGCAGACTGCATCTCGATTGCCGCACTGTCACGGGAAAGACGGTGGGAGAAAACATCGCCGGGCACGAGATACTGAACTCCGAGGTGATTCGCCCGATTGACCATCCGTTCATGAAAGAGGGGGGCATCGCGGTTCTCAAGGGCAATCTTGCTCCCGACGGCTCGGTGGTGAAGCGCTCAGCGGTCGATCCCTCAATGATGAAGCACCAGGGCCCGGCCCGTGTTTTCGATTGCGAGGATGACGCCATCGCCGCCATTCTGGGCGGCAAGATTCACCCGGGCGATGTCGTGGTGATCCGCTACGAGGGTCCCAAGGGCGGTCCGGGGATGCGTGAGATGCTCAACCCGACTTCGGCTATCATCGGAGCGGGGCTTGGCAGCACTGTGGCCCTGATCACTGACGGGCGTTTCTCGGGCGCGAGCCGCGGAGCCTCCATCGGACACGTTTCGCCCGAAGCTGCCGACGGCGGCCCGATCGCTCTGGTGCACGAAGGCGATCAGATAGCCATTGACATCGAGGCCAACACCCTTACGCTGTGCGTGCCCGACGAGGAGCTTGCGCGCCGCAAGGCGGCATGGAAGCCCCGCCAGCCGAAGATCACAACGGGCTACCTGGCCCGCTACGCGAAGCTGGTCAGCTCCGGCATGAAGGGCGCGGTTCTGTCCTGA